A single window of Pyxicephalus adspersus chromosome 10, UCB_Pads_2.0, whole genome shotgun sequence DNA harbors:
- the NODAL gene encoding nodal homolog, whose amino-acid sequence MTQEAAGKNIMPHELPNFMISLYQTFHRMETRKRTKIGPTSLQRSLSNPQADIIRSLAAREFKQMDERYNLAFDFSSLNHDEQLQYAEIRFGKSALPKTSSDGLPVTVDIFHKDSTCQDTHEICPNYVYLGSITCETRASESWLVVEASAIVHKWFERNHKDDDNTPFNFKHAEEMSGSENTKWRNREHKPEDQQVLMFVYSNLPKKETSSVTATLLLDATQSKYLATIPFLINKPGIRRQRRSLMIKDRIASIKQASQTNDNQNLCRRVDLIVDFKTIGWGSWIIHPKKFNAYRCEGTCPSPVNGGVKPNNHSYLQSLLNFYNRSKAPEVCCVPIKLSSLSMAYYDNTDISFQNHESMIVEECGCQ is encoded by the exons ATGACACAAGAAGCAGCAGGCAAGAATATCATGCCTCATGAATTACCCAACTTCATGATAAGTCTCTACCAAACGTTTCATCGCATGGAGACAAGAAAACGTACCAAGATAGGACCCACATCTCTGCAAAGGTCCCTATCAAATCCACAGGCTGATATTATCAGGAGTTTAGCTGCTAGAG aatttAAACAAATGGATGAAAGATACAATCTTGCTTTTGACTTCTCATCGCTCAACCATGATGAGCAGCTTCAGTATGCAGAAATAAGATTTGGGAAATCCGCACTACCAAAGACATCAAGTGATGGGTTGCCAGTTACAGTTGATATTTTTCATAAAGACTCTACATGCCAAGATACTCATGAGATTTGCCCAAACTATGTCTACTTGGGCTCTATTACCTGTGAAACAAGGGCTTCTGAAAGTTGGCTAGTAGTAGAAGCCTCGGCAATAGTCCATAAGTGGTTTGAAAGGAACCATAAGGATGATGACAACACACCATTTAATTTCAAACACGCAGAAGAAATGTCTGGGTCTGAAAATACTAAGTGGAGAAACAGGGAACATAAACCTGAGGATCAGCAGGTGCTGATGTTTGTGTATTCCAATTTGCCCAAGAAGGAGACATCTTCTGTTACTGCTACCCTTTTGCTAGATGCCACGCAATCCAAATACCTAGCAACAAttccatttttaataaacaaacctggaataagaAGACAGAGAAGAAGCCTTATGATTAAGGATCGTATTGCTAGCATAAAGCAAGCTTCACAAACAAATGATAACCAAAATCTTTGCAGAAGAGTGGACCTCATTGTAGACTTCAAAACCATTGGATGGGGTTCCTGGATCATTCATCCCAAAAAATTTAACGCCTATCGGTGTGAAGGCACCTGTCCAAGCCCTGTGAATGGAGGTGTGAAACCAAATAATCACTCATATCTGCag AGTTTGTTAAACTTTTACAACAGAAGCAAAGCCCCAGAAGTGTGCTGCGTTCCCATCAAGTTAAGCTCTCTCAGCATGGCTTACTATGACAACACGGACATTTCGTTCCAAAACCATGAATCCATGATAGTTGAAGAATGTGGATGCCAGTGA